GCCCGGACTCCGCCGTCGAGGACCGGCAGGTCGAGCACCGGCTCGGTCGCATCGAGGGGTGGCTCGACCACGTCGTCGACCTCGGTCTGAACGGGCTGCTGCTCGGGCCGGTGTTCGCGAGCTCGACCCACGGGTACGACACGGTCGACCACTTCCGGATCGACCCGCGGCTCGGTGACGACGGCGACTTCGACCACCTGGTGCACGCGGCGCACGAGCGGGGCGTCCGAGTGCTGCTGGACGGCGTCTTCAACCACGTCGGCCGCGACCACCCCGCGTTCCGCGCCCTCGCCACCGACGGGCCCGGGGCGACCACGGCCGACCTGTTCGCGGTCGACTGGTCCGGGTGGCAGCCCGGACAGCCGGTGCCGGTCGGGTCGTTCGAGGGGCACGACATCCTGGTGGCCCTCGACCACGCCACGCAGGCGACCGAGGACCTCGTCGTCGCGGTGATGACGCACTGGCTCGAGCGCGGCGTGGACGGCTGGCGGCTCGACGCGGCCTACGCGGTCCCACCGGCCTTCTGGGCGCGGGTGCTGCCGCGGGTGCGCGAGCGCTTCCCGGACGCGTGGTTCTCCGGCGAGGTCATCCACGGCGACACCGCGGCGATCGTCCGCGAGTCGACGATGGACTCCACGACGCAGTACGAACTGTGGCAGGGCATCTGGCACGGCATCGCCGACCGGAACTGCTACGAGCTCGCGCACGCGATCGAGCGGCACGACGAGCT
The sequence above is drawn from the Curtobacterium sp. L6-1 genome and encodes:
- a CDS encoding alpha-amylase family glycosyl hydrolase — translated: MDSAAAAPNAVPGTRTGEPAWVEHVMWWHVYPLGFVGAEVRPDSAVEDRQVEHRLGRIEGWLDHVVDLGLNGLLLGPVFASSTHGYDTVDHFRIDPRLGDDGDFDHLVHAAHERGVRVLLDGVFNHVGRDHPAFRALATDGPGATTADLFAVDWSGWQPGQPVPVGSFEGHDILVALDHATQATEDLVVAVMTHWLERGVDGWRLDAAYAVPPAFWARVLPRVRERFPDAWFSGEVIHGDTAAIVRESTMDSTTQYELWQGIWHGIADRNCYELAHAIERHDELLATFAPSTFVGNHDVTRIASAVGEGFAAHALAVLCTVAGTPSVYAGDEFGWTGVKEEREGGDDAVRPAFPDVPPVPTGAAADLLHAHQALIALRRRHPWLHRAHTDVVHLDNTALVLRTATDREAVVTALNLAPEPVVLPAADATRVEVGAGDLSEGRLRLPAAGWAVLTA